One Neosynechococcus sphagnicola sy1 DNA segment encodes these proteins:
- a CDS encoding inositol monophosphatase family protein, translating to MTLPSSSQLQIYLDIATEAVLAAGAVLQTFWGKLEDVQEKGRPGDLVTEADKAAEVAVLETLHRHVPDHAILTEETGHLGNADSNFLWAIDPLDGTTNYAHQYPFSAVSVGLLCAGEPIVGAIFDPFHQELFRAGKGLGATRNRRPIQVSATRDLDRSLLVTGFAYDRRETADNNYAEFCHLTHLTQGVRRGGAAAIDLAYVACGRVDGFWERGLSLWDMAAGVILVTEAGGQVTAYDGSLLILNSGRILATNGPLHPALSRELMQVRPLSSWPDRVLPDVANAVGGMETVH from the coding sequence ATGACTCTGCCATCCTCGTCTCAGCTCCAGATTTATCTCGATATCGCCACGGAGGCTGTTCTTGCAGCGGGTGCGGTTCTGCAAACTTTTTGGGGCAAGCTGGAAGATGTTCAGGAAAAGGGCCGCCCCGGTGATTTGGTCACTGAAGCAGATAAAGCTGCAGAGGTGGCGGTTCTAGAAACCCTCCATCGCCATGTCCCTGACCATGCCATTTTGACCGAGGAAACCGGACACCTGGGGAATGCAGACAGTAACTTCCTATGGGCAATTGATCCCCTGGACGGCACAACCAACTATGCCCATCAATATCCGTTTTCTGCAGTGTCAGTGGGGTTACTTTGCGCCGGAGAGCCGATTGTCGGTGCGATTTTTGACCCCTTCCACCAAGAGTTATTCCGGGCGGGGAAAGGTTTGGGAGCAACCCGGAACCGTCGGCCCATCCAAGTTTCGGCAACCCGAGATTTAGATCGCAGTCTTTTAGTGACTGGGTTTGCCTACGATCGCCGGGAAACCGCTGATAACAATTATGCAGAATTCTGCCATCTCACCCATCTCACCCAGGGGGTACGGCGAGGTGGGGCAGCTGCCATCGATTTAGCCTATGTGGCCTGCGGTCGCGTCGATGGTTTCTGGGAGCGGGGATTGTCGCTCTGGGACATGGCTGCGGGGGTGATCTTGGTCACAGAGGCAGGCGGCCAAGTTACCGCCTATGATGGCAGCCTCCTGATCCTCAATTCCGGGCGAATTTTGGCAACCAACGGTCCGTTGCATCCAGCCCTGAGTCGCGAGTTAATGCAGGTACGCCCCCTTTCTAGCTGGCCCGACCGAGTTCTCCCCGACGTTGCCAATGCAGTTGGTGGAATGGAGACAGTACACTAG
- a CDS encoding thermonuclease family protein, with protein sequence MGQWWVCLRQLNWVWGLLAISGCQGTSPHGTSVQVQRVLSGQTVEIVTHQGREQLRLIGIEAPDVRQYPWGRDARQQLAAWVESQPVVLEFDVEPRDRFHRRLVYVWRSGQLVNEQLVAQGYALVVPRSPNTQYDQRLARAQERARILGLGIWNPQQPMRQTPAEFRRQLPSQYK encoded by the coding sequence ATGGGGCAGTGGTGGGTCTGCCTGAGACAATTGAACTGGGTCTGGGGATTGCTGGCGATCTCGGGTTGTCAGGGAACGTCTCCCCATGGTACTTCAGTGCAGGTGCAGCGGGTGCTCAGTGGACAAACCGTGGAAATCGTCACCCATCAGGGACGGGAACAGTTACGATTAATTGGGATTGAAGCACCCGATGTGCGGCAATACCCCTGGGGACGAGATGCCCGCCAGCAATTAGCCGCCTGGGTGGAATCACAGCCTGTGGTTCTAGAATTTGATGTCGAACCAAGGGATCGATTTCACCGCCGCCTCGTCTATGTCTGGCGATCGGGGCAGCTCGTGAACGAGCAATTAGTGGCTCAGGGATATGCCCTCGTCGTGCCGCGATCGCCCAATACCCAGTACGATCAACGACTGGCCCGGGCACAGGAACGAGCCAGAATCCTAGGATTGGGAATTTGGAATCCGCAACAACCCATGCGTCAAACCCCCGCAGAATTTCGTCGCCAATTGCCCTCACAATACAAATGA
- a CDS encoding 2Fe-2S iron-sulfur cluster-binding protein codes for MGCSHNIQIHDRQQEIWHRITVPDDRYILHAAEDQGVELPFSCRNGACTTCAVRVMSGDLYQPEAMGLSPELRSQGYALLCVSYPRSDLIVETQDEDEVYELQFGRYFGRGRVRVGLPLDEE; via the coding sequence ATGGGTTGTTCCCATAATATTCAGATCCACGATCGCCAACAGGAAATCTGGCATAGGATCACGGTTCCGGACGATCGGTACATTTTACACGCGGCTGAAGATCAGGGAGTTGAGTTGCCCTTTTCCTGTCGCAACGGAGCCTGCACCACCTGTGCCGTGCGGGTAATGTCGGGTGATCTGTATCAGCCAGAAGCGATGGGACTCTCTCCAGAGTTAAGATCTCAGGGCTATGCTTTGCTCTGCGTCAGTTATCCTCGCTCGGATTTAATTGTGGAAACCCAAGATGAGGATGAAGTCTATGAACTTCAATTTGGTCGTTATTTTGGCCGGGGGCGGGTGCGCGTCGGGTTACCCTTGGATGAAGAGTGA